One window of the Streptomyces asoensis genome contains the following:
- a CDS encoding FadR/GntR family transcriptional regulator yields MAEAARAAVPATVPAPSRNRVGRQVRVPKTAELVAAHLRRQIVRGELKPGDALPPESGLMEQFGISRPTLREAFRVLESESLITVRRGAHGGARVSAPDAEVAARFAGLILEYRGATLGDIYRAAALIEPPCARQLALKHTADDIERLRAALAAEKAVLDDALDLVDAQDAFHALLIELTGNQTLILLCSMLRNIIDRANASYTAGAADADAQKAQALKGHRAHVRLVGLIESGKADEAEKLWQRHISSADDVVNAAGPKTVLELLD; encoded by the coding sequence GTGGCCGAGGCAGCCCGCGCAGCAGTACCGGCGACCGTGCCCGCCCCCTCCCGCAACCGGGTCGGACGCCAGGTCCGAGTGCCGAAGACCGCCGAACTGGTCGCCGCGCACCTGCGCCGCCAGATCGTGCGGGGCGAACTGAAGCCCGGCGACGCGCTGCCGCCGGAGTCGGGACTGATGGAGCAGTTCGGCATCTCGCGGCCGACGCTGCGCGAGGCGTTCAGGGTCCTGGAGTCGGAGTCCCTGATCACGGTGCGCCGCGGCGCCCACGGCGGCGCCCGGGTGAGCGCGCCCGACGCGGAGGTCGCCGCCCGCTTCGCCGGCCTGATCCTCGAGTACCGCGGCGCCACGCTGGGTGACATCTACCGTGCGGCGGCCCTCATCGAGCCGCCCTGCGCCCGCCAACTCGCCCTCAAGCACACGGCGGACGACATCGAGCGGCTGCGTGCCGCGCTGGCGGCCGAGAAGGCCGTACTGGACGACGCGCTCGACCTGGTGGACGCACAGGACGCCTTCCATGCCCTGCTGATCGAGCTCACCGGCAACCAGACGCTCATCCTGCTGTGCAGCATGCTGCGCAACATCATCGACCGGGCCAATGCCTCCTACACCGCGGGCGCCGCCGACGCCGACGCCCAGAAGGCGCAGGCCCTCAAGGGACACCGGGCCCATGTGCGGCTGGTCGGCCTGATCGAGTCCGGCAAGGCCGACGAGGCCGAGAAGCTCTGGCAGCGGCACATCTCCAGCGCCGACGACGTCGTGAACGCGGCCGGACCGAAGACGGTGCTCGAGCTCCTCGACTGA